From a region of the Dyella jiangningensis genome:
- the pdxH gene encoding pyridoxamine 5'-phosphate oxidase, with translation MLKQEILDTFLQLLDEAAAGGDPEATAMNLATVDAAGRVSSRIVLLKGADERGFRFYTNYESDKGAQLNAHHQVALCFHWKQLRQGVQVRVEGAARKLQEEESDAYFATRPRASQIGAWASLQSQTLPDRDTFEQRFARYEKEFEGHDVPRPPHWGGYVVEPDMVEFWYGAEYRLHDRVRWSRHGQTWTSRLLYP, from the coding sequence ATGTTGAAACAAGAGATCCTTGACACTTTCCTGCAACTGCTGGATGAGGCCGCGGCGGGAGGTGACCCCGAAGCCACGGCGATGAACCTGGCCACGGTCGATGCGGCCGGGCGCGTGAGTTCGCGCATCGTGCTGCTGAAGGGCGCCGACGAGCGCGGCTTCCGCTTCTACACCAATTACGAAAGCGACAAGGGCGCGCAACTCAATGCGCACCACCAGGTCGCCTTGTGCTTCCACTGGAAGCAACTGCGCCAGGGCGTGCAGGTGCGCGTGGAAGGCGCAGCGCGAAAGCTGCAGGAGGAAGAGTCCGACGCCTACTTCGCTACGCGCCCTCGCGCGAGCCAGATCGGCGCCTGGGCCTCGCTGCAATCGCAGACCTTGCCTGATCGCGACACCTTCGAGCAGCGCTTCGCCCGCTACGAGAAGGAGTTCGAAGGGCACGACGTGCCGCGCCCGCCGCATTGGGGCGGTTACGTGGTCGAGCCCGACATGGTGGAGTTCTGGTACGGCGCGGAATACCGCCTGCACGATCGCGTGCGCTGGAGCCGGCACGGCCAGACCTGGACCAGCCGCCTGCTCTATCCTTGA
- a CDS encoding kinase: MSPDASTQNSTLAGHLLDQFAGRIARSRRPYLLGLSGLQGSGKSTLAREMKAQAEARGWPTEVLSLDDFYYSRSEREVLAHQVHPLLRTRGVPGTHEIELLLSVLAALPQASDKLPVSHPRFDKGRDTRMPPSKWPNVTRPPKLVILEGWAIGLRPQTLAALDEPVNALERNEDPEGVWRHWVNKQLRAYQPLWRKLDVLIVLQAPNWEIVRKWRSEQEEELLARHAPLAMDAETMVRFLAHFERLSRHALATLPDLADTTVEYDDNRHVIALNHS, encoded by the coding sequence ATGTCTCCAGATGCTAGCACGCAGAATTCGACCCTGGCCGGGCACCTGCTCGACCAGTTTGCCGGTCGCATCGCCCGCTCCCGCCGCCCCTACCTGCTGGGCCTCTCCGGCCTGCAGGGCAGCGGCAAAAGCACGCTCGCCAGGGAAATGAAGGCGCAGGCCGAGGCCCGCGGTTGGCCCACCGAGGTGCTCTCGCTGGACGATTTCTACTATTCACGCAGCGAACGCGAGGTGTTGGCCCACCAGGTCCATCCCCTGCTGCGGACCCGCGGCGTGCCTGGCACGCACGAGATCGAGCTGTTGCTGTCGGTGCTGGCCGCCCTGCCCCAGGCCTCGGACAAGCTGCCGGTGAGTCATCCGCGCTTCGACAAGGGCCGGGACACGCGCATGCCGCCGTCGAAGTGGCCGAACGTGACACGGCCGCCGAAGCTGGTGATCCTGGAAGGCTGGGCGATCGGCCTGCGCCCGCAGACCCTCGCCGCGCTGGATGAGCCCGTCAACGCGCTGGAGCGCAATGAAGATCCCGAGGGCGTGTGGCGTCACTGGGTGAACAAGCAGTTGCGCGCCTATCAACCGTTGTGGCGCAAGCTCGATGTCCTGATCGTGCTGCAGGCGCCGAACTGGGAAATCGTGCGCAAATGGCGCAGCGAGCAAGAGGAGGAACTCCTCGCCCGCCACGCACCGCTGGCCATGGATGCCGAAACCATGGTGCGCTTCCTCGCGCACTTCGAGCGACTGAGCCGGCACGCGCTGGCCACGTTGCCGGACCTCGCCGATACCACGGTCGAGTACGACGACAACCGTCACGTCATCGCACTCAACCACAGCTGA
- a CDS encoding YbjQ family protein, whose translation MPANIPLHMVSTSNELPGYRIVRPMGIVRGITVRSRSVIGNLGAALQTLVGGNISIYTELCEKAREEAFELMMRHAAERGANAVIAMRYDANDVAEGVTEVLAYGTAVQVEPLT comes from the coding sequence ATGCCTGCCAATATCCCGCTTCACATGGTCAGCACCAGCAACGAGCTTCCCGGCTATCGCATCGTCCGCCCGATGGGCATCGTGCGCGGCATCACGGTGCGTTCACGCAGTGTCATCGGCAATCTCGGCGCGGCGCTGCAGACGCTGGTGGGCGGCAATATCTCGATCTACACCGAGCTGTGCGAAAAAGCCCGCGAAGAAGCCTTCGAACTGATGATGCGCCATGCCGCCGAGCGCGGGGCCAATGCGGTGATCGCGATGCGTTATGACGCGAACGACGTCGCCGAAGGCGTCACCGAAGTACTTGCCTATGGCACGGCCGTGCAGGTCGAGCCGCTGACCTGA
- a CDS encoding NAD-dependent epimerase/dehydratase family protein yields MSARVLLAGCGDVGKRMAHRLLARGDEVWALRRSAGDDADGIQWLQGDLTRPETLRDLPDGIEQLVYLPAPGARDARIYRALFVDGLRHLLDALDGRALRRVLLVSSTAVYGEHGEAWVDEETPADPPGFNGEVLLEAERWLMAQPIASVVLRLAGLYGPGRLQLIERLRAGTVGVPRQQLHWANRIHVDDAAGAMAHLLAIDNPQSLYLGVDDTPLPLGVLYDHLATLVGAPRPSDGPAPAGVGSKRLSNARLRASGFAPQWPDARQGYAALLGGQ; encoded by the coding sequence GTGAGCGCCCGGGTGCTGCTTGCCGGCTGCGGCGACGTCGGGAAGCGCATGGCCCATCGCCTCTTGGCGAGGGGCGATGAAGTCTGGGCGCTGCGGCGCAGTGCAGGCGACGACGCCGACGGCATCCAGTGGCTGCAGGGCGACCTCACGCGGCCGGAGACGCTGCGCGACCTGCCCGACGGCATCGAACAACTCGTCTATCTGCCGGCGCCCGGCGCGCGGGATGCGCGGATCTATCGCGCCTTGTTCGTGGATGGCCTGCGACATCTGCTCGATGCGCTCGATGGCCGCGCCCTGCGACGCGTGCTGCTGGTGTCTTCCACCGCGGTGTACGGCGAGCATGGCGAGGCGTGGGTGGACGAAGAAACGCCCGCCGATCCACCGGGATTCAATGGCGAAGTATTGCTGGAAGCGGAACGTTGGCTAATGGCTCAACCCATTGCCTCCGTGGTGTTGCGCCTGGCAGGGCTCTATGGCCCCGGTCGCTTGCAACTGATCGAGCGCCTGCGTGCGGGCACCGTGGGTGTGCCACGGCAGCAGCTGCATTGGGCAAACCGCATCCACGTCGATGATGCGGCCGGCGCGATGGCGCATCTGCTCGCCATCGACAATCCGCAATCGCTCTACCTCGGTGTGGACGACACGCCGCTGCCGCTGGGTGTGCTGTACGACCATCTCGCCACGCTGGTCGGCGCGCCGCGGCCGAGCGATGGCCCGGCGCCGGCCGGCGTGGGCAGCAAGCGCCTGAGCAATGCGCGCTTGCGTGCCAGCGGTTTCGCGCCGCAATGGCCGGATGCGCGGCAGGGTTATGCCGCGCTGCTGGGCGGACAGTGA